A region of Arabidopsis thaliana chromosome 5, partial sequence DNA encodes the following proteins:
- the MYB22 gene encoding myb domain protein 22 (myb domain protein 22 (MYB22); CONTAINS InterPro DOMAIN/s: SANT, DNA-binding (InterPro:IPR001005), Homeodomain-like (InterPro:IPR009057), Myb, DNA-binding (InterPro:IPR014778), HTH transcriptional regulator, Myb-type, DNA-binding (InterPro:IPR017930), Homeodomain-related (InterPro:IPR012287), Myb transcription factor (InterPro:IPR015495); BEST Arabidopsis thaliana protein match is: myb domain protein 100 (TAIR:AT2G25230.1); Has 30201 Blast hits to 17322 proteins in 780 species: Archae - 12; Bacteria - 1396; Metazoa - 17338; Fungi - 3422; Plants - 5037; Viruses - 0; Other Eukaryotes - 2996 (source: NCBI BLink).) produces the protein MGEPQLFDVPVLEGIKNTTNEIMNQLEDDKMKKTYENKKEASTSKYLKKSDITKKRWTESEDIKLKEMVALEPKKWTKVAKHFEGRTPKQCRERWHNHARPNVKKTTWSEEEDQILIEVHKVIGAKWIQISEQLPGRSYNNVKNHWNTTKRRVQNKSGRTVNRVGNNILENYIRSITINNDDESDGEPTNIENYHDDSEDMLYGEMNLSPEAITQTTKPLTDASTISPYIPMPKENYTLEVCESLEDYLELLRWWD, from the exons ATGGGTGAACCTCAATTATTTGATGTGCCAGTGCTAGAAGGTATCAAAAATACAACCAACGAAATCATGAATCAACTTGAAGATGATAAGATGAAAAAAACTTATGAGAATAAAAAGGAGGCGAGCACAAGcaaatatttgaagaaaagtgacatcaccaaaaaaagatggaCAGAATCTGAGGACAT aaaattgaaagagaTGGTGGCACTTGAACCCAAAAAATGGACAAAGGTCGCAAAACATTTTGAAGGACGAACACCAAAACAATGCAGAGAGAGGTGGCATAACCATGCTCGTCCTAACGTTAAG AAAACTACttggagtgaagaagaagatcaaataCTAATTGAAGTACACAAAGTAATTGGTGCCAAATGGATCCAGATCTCAGAGCAACTTCCGGGGAGGAGCTATAACAATGTTAAGAACCATTGGAATACCACAAAGCGTCGGGTGCAAAATAAAAGTGGTCGAACTGTCAACCGTGTCGGCAATAACATCCTTGAAAACTACATAAGGAGTATCACAATCAACAACGATGATGAATCTGATGGTGAACCGACAAACATTGAGAATTATCATGATGACTCTGAAGATATGTTATATGGGGAGATGAATTTGAGTCCAGAGGCTATAACGCAGACCACCAAACCATTGACCGATGCTTCTACAATATCACCTTATATTCCGAtgccaaaagaaaactatactCTGGAGGTTTGTGAATCACTGGAGGACTATCTAGAGCTGCTGCGTTGGTGGGATTAA
- the OLEO2 gene encoding oleosin 2 (oleosin 2 (OLEO2); CONTAINS InterPro DOMAIN/s: Oleosin (InterPro:IPR000136); BEST Arabidopsis thaliana protein match is: Oleosin family protein (TAIR:AT3G01570.1); Has 520 Blast hits to 520 proteins in 52 species: Archae - 0; Bacteria - 0; Metazoa - 0; Fungi - 0; Plants - 520; Viruses - 0; Other Eukaryotes - 0 (source: NCBI BLink).) produces MADTHRVDRTDRHFQFQSPYEGGRGQGQYEGDRGYGGGGYKSMMPESGPSSTQVLSLLIGVPVVGSLLALAGLLLAGSVIGLMVALPLFLLFSPVIVPAALTIGLAMTGFLASGMFGLTGLSSISWVMNYLRGTRRTVPEQLEYAKRRMADAVGYAGQKGKEMGQHVQNKAQDVKQYDISKPHDTTTKGHETQGRTTAA; encoded by the exons ATGGCGGATACACACCGTGTCGACCGTACTGATAGACACTTTCAATTTCAGTCGCCCTATGAAGGCGGCCGAGGTCAAGGTCAGTATGAAGGTGACCGTGGTTACGGTGGTGGCGGTTACAAGAGCATGATGCCTGAAAGTGGCCCATCTAGTACCCAA gtATTGTCCCTGTTGATTGGAGTCCCTGTCGTCGGTTCGCTACTTGCCTTGGCTGGATTACTTCTAGCTGGTTCGGTGATCGGCTTAATGGTTGCTTTACCACTATTTCTCCTCTTCAGCCCGGTTATAGTCCCAGCGGCTCTAACTATCGGGCTTGCAATGACAGGCTTTTTAGCCTCGGGGATGTTCGGTCTAACCGGGCTTAGCTCAATCTCATGGGTCATGAACTATCTTCGTGGGACAAGGAGAACTGTGCCTGAGCAATTGGAGTATGCTAAGAGGAGAATGGCTGATGCGGTTGGCTACGCAGGACAAAAGGGCAAAGAAATGGGCCAGCATGTGCAGAACAAGGCCCAAGATGTTAAACAATATGATATTTCTAAGCCACATGACACTACCACTAAGGGTCATGAGACTCAGGGGAGGACGACGGCTGCATGA
- a CDS encoding Tetratricopeptide repeat (TPR)-like superfamily protein (Tetratricopeptide repeat (TPR)-like superfamily protein; CONTAINS InterPro DOMAIN/s: Pentatricopeptide repeat (InterPro:IPR002885); BEST Arabidopsis thaliana protein match is: Tetratricopeptide repeat (TPR)-like superfamily protein (TAIR:AT5G66520.1); Has 34577 Blast hits to 13703 proteins in 254 species: Archae - 0; Bacteria - 3; Metazoa - 86; Fungi - 90; Plants - 33863; Viruses - 0; Other Eukaryotes - 535 (source: NCBI BLink).) gives MSRIGKHPAIALLDSGITFKEVRQIHAKLYVDGTLKDDHLVGHFVKAVALSDHKYLDYANQILDRSEKPTLFALNSMIRAHCKSPVPEKSFDFYRRILSSGNDLKPDNYTVNFLVQACTGLRMRETGLQVHGMTIRRGFDNDPHVQTGLISLYAELGCLDSCHKVFNSIPCPDFVCRTAMVTACARCGDVVFARKLFEGMPERDPIAWNAMISGYAQVGESREALNVFHLMQLEGVKVNGVAMISVLSACTQLGALDQGRWAHSYIERNKIKITVRLATTLVDLYAKCGDMEKAMEVFWGMEEKNVYTWSSALNGLAMNGFGEKCLELFSLMKQDGVTPNAVTFVSVLRGCSVVGFVDEGQRHFDSMRNEFGIEPQLEHYGCLVDLYARAGRLEDAVSIIQQMPMKPHAAVWSSLLHASRMYKNLELGVLASKKMLELETANHGAYVLLSNIYADSNDWDNVSHVRQSMKSKGVRKQPGCSVMEVNGEVHEFFVGDKSHPKYTQIDAVWKDISRRLRLAGYKADTTPVMFDIDEEEKEDALCLHSEKAAIAFGIMSLKEDVPIRIVKNLRVCGDCHQVSMMISKIFNREIIVRDRNRFHHFKDGHCSCNGFW, from the coding sequence ATGAGTAGAATCGGGAAACATCCGGCTATCGCTCTGTTGGATTCCGGCATTACGTTTAAAGAAGTCCGGCAAATCCATGCCAAACTCTATGTCGACGGGACACTCAAGGATGACCATCTCGTGGGTCACTTTGTAAAGGCAGTGGCTTTGAGTGACCACAAGTACTTAGATTATGCGAATCAGATTCTTGATAGGTCTGAAAAGCCTACATTGTTTGCTCTCAATTCTATGATTAGAGCACATTGCAAGAGCCCTGTTCCAGaaaaaagctttgatttttatagGAGGATACTCTCTTCGGGAAATGATCTTAAACCGGATAATTACACTGTCAACTTCTTGGTTCAGGCGTGTACGGGGTTAAGGATGCGTGAGACAGGGCTTCAAGTTCATGGTATGACTATCAGACGTGGTTTTGACAATGACCCGCATGTCCAGACTGGGTTGATTTCTTTGTATGCGGAGCTTGGCTGTCTGGATTCTTGTCATAAGGTTTTTAATTCTATTCCGTGCCCGGATTTTGTGTGTCGGACAGCGATGGTCACTGCCTGTGCGAGATGTGGGGATGTCGTTTTTGCGCGGAAGTTGTTTGAGGGGATGCCGGAAAGAGACCCGATTGCCTGGAACGCGATGATCTCTGGCTATGCTCAGGTTGGTGAGTCAAGAGAAGCTCTAAACGTGTTTCACTTGATGCAGTTGGAAGGTGTGAAAGTCAATGGGGTTGCTATGATTTCTGTTTTATCGGCTTGCACTCAATTGGGTGCTTTAGACCAAGGGAGATGGGCTCATTCTTAcatagagagaaacaaaatcaaaatcactgTGAGGCTTGCTACTACGTTGGTCGACTTGTATGCAAAATGTGGTGACATGGAAAAGGCTATGGAAGTTTTCTGGGGtatggaagagaagaatgtGTATACATGGAGTAGCGCCCTGAATGGGTTAGCCATGAATGGGTTCGGGGAGAAATGTCTCGAGCTTTTCTCTCTTATGAAACAAGATGGTGTTACTCCAAACGCTGTCACATTCGTCTCTGTTCTCAGAGGTTGTAGTGTGGTTGGTTTTGTAGATGAAGGGCAAAGACATTTTGATTCGATGAGGAATGAGTTCGGGATAGAACCTCAGCTCGAGCACTATGGCTGCTTGGTTGATTTGTATGCTCGTGCAGGCCGCTTAGAAGACGCAGTAAGTATCATCCAGCAAATGCCCATGAAGCCTCATGCTGCTGTTTGGAGTTCTCTGCTCCACGCATCCAGAATGTACAAGAACCTTGAGCTTGGCGTGCTTGCATCTAAAAAAATGCTCGAGCTAGAGACCGCAAATCACGGAGCTTATGTCCTCTTATCAAACATATATGCAGATTCAAACGATTGGGACAATGTTAGTCACGTTAGACAGTCAATGAAATCTAAAGGAGTCAGAAAGCAACCAGGGTGCAGTGTAATGGAGGTCAATGGAGAAGTCCATGAATTCTTTGTAGGAGACAAATCTCACCCAAAGTATACACAAATCGACGCGGTTTGGAAGGATATCTCGAGAAGGCTGAGACTCGCTGGTTATAAGGCGGACACAACCCCGGTTATGTTCGAtatagatgaagaagagaaagaggatgCATTGTGTTTGCATAGCGAAAAGGCAGCGATTGCATTTGGTATAATGAGTTTGAAAGAAGATGTTCCGATTCGGATCGTGAAGAACCTTCGGGTTTGTGGAGATTGTCATCAGGTTTCTATGATGATCTCCAAGATTTTTAACAGAGAGATCATTGTCAGAGACAGAAACAGGTTCCACCATTTCAAAGATGGTCACTGTTCTTGTAATGGCTTTTGGTGA
- a CDS encoding Tetratricopeptide repeat (TPR)-like superfamily protein (Tetratricopeptide repeat (TPR)-like superfamily protein; CONTAINS InterPro DOMAIN/s: Pentatricopeptide repeat (InterPro:IPR002885); BEST Arabidopsis thaliana protein match is: Pentatricopeptide repeat (PPR) superfamily protein (TAIR:AT1G11290.1); Has 34649 Blast hits to 13101 proteins in 210 species: Archae - 0; Bacteria - 0; Metazoa - 65; Fungi - 34; Plants - 34234; Viruses - 0; Other Eukaryotes - 316 (source: NCBI BLink).) — translation MIKANVYSCSKFRFLYRRRFLSQSSFVHSLDANVSSLIAAVKSCVSIELCRLLHCKVVKSVSYRHGFIGDQLVGCYLRLGHDVCAEKLFDEMPERDLVSWNSLISGYSGRGYLGKCFEVLSRMMISEVGFRPNEVTFLSMISACVYGGSKEEGRCIHGLVMKFGVLEEVKVVNAFINWYGKTGDLTSSCKLFEDLSIKNLVSWNTMIVIHLQNGLAEKGLAYFNMSRRVGHEPDQATFLAVLRSCEDMGVVRLAQGIHGLIMFGGFSGNKCITTALLDLYSKLGRLEDSSTVFHEITSPDSMAWTAMLAAYATHGFGRDAIKHFELMVHYGISPDHVTFTHLLNACSHSGLVEEGKHYFETMSKRYRIDPRLDHYSCMVDLLGRSGLLQDAYGLIKEMPMEPSSGVWGALLGACRVYKDTQLGTKAAERLFELEPRDGRNYVMLSNIYSASGLWKDASRIRNLMKQKGLVRASGCSYIEHGNKIHKFVVGDWSHPESEKIQKKLKEIRKKMKSEMGYKSKTEFVLHDVGEDVKEEMINQHSEKIAMAFGLLVVSPMEPIIIRKNLRICGDCHETAKAISLIEKRRIIIRDSKRFHHFLDGSCSCSDYW, via the coding sequence ATGATCAAAGCAAATGTGTATTCATGTTCAAAGTTCAGATTTTTATATCGTCGGAGATTTTTGAGCCAATCTAGTTTTGTTCATAGTTTAGATGCAAATGTTTCATCACTTATAGCTGCTGTAAAGTCTTGTGTCTCCATTGAACTGTGTCGTTTGCTTCATTGTAAAGTAGTGAAGAGTGTGAGTTACCGCCATGGATTTATTGGGGACCAGCTTGTTGGTTGTTACTTGAGATTGGGTCATGATGTTTGTGCAGAGAAgctgttcgatgaaatgcctgaGAGAGATTTAGTCTCTTGGAACTCTTTAATATCTGGGTATTCAGGGAGAGGTTATTTGGGGAAATGTTTTGAGGTGTTGTCTAGGATGATGATATCTGAGGTGGGTTTTAGACCTAATGAAGTTACGTTTTTGTCGATGATCTCGGCTTGTGTTTACGGGGGAAGTAAGGAAGAAGGACGTTGTATTCATGGGTTGGTGATGAAATTTGGTGTACTTGAGGAAGTTAAAGTTGTGAATGCTTTTATCAATTGGTATGGAAAGACTGGAGATTTGACTTCATCCTGCAAATTGTTTGAGGATTTGAGTATAAAGAATTTGGTTTCTTGGAATACGATGATTGTGATTCACTTGCAGAACGGTTTAGCTGAAAAAGGTCTGGCTTACTTTAACATGAGCAGAAGGGTTGGGCACGAGCCTGATCAAGCCACTTTTCTGGCTGTTCTCCGTAGCTGTGAAGACATGGGTGTAGTGAGATTGGCGCAAGGAATTCATGGGCTAATCATGTTTGGTGGGTTCAGTGGAAACAAGTGTATAACGACAGCGTTATTAGACTTGTATTCGAAACTTGGGAGGTTGGAGGATTCGTCTACGGTTTTTCATGAGATTACTTCTCCAGATAGTATGGCGTGGACTGCAATGCTTGCTGCTTATGCCACTCATGGGTTTGGAAGAGATGCAATCAAGCATTTTGAGCTCATGGTTCACTATGGTATTAGTCCTGATCATGTAACCTTCACTCACTTGTTAAATGCTTGTAGTCATTCTGGTCTTGTAGAAGAAGGGAAGCATTATTTCGAAACAATGTCGAAAAGATACAGGATTGACCCGAGGTTAGATCACTATTCATGTATGGTTGATCTACTGGGTCGATCCGGGCTTCTCCAAGATGCTTATGGATTGATCAAAGAAATGCCAATGGAGCCTAGTTCTGGTGTTTGGGGAGCTTTGCTTGGTGCTTGTAGGGTTTACAAAGATACACAACTCGGAACAAAAGCCGCAGAGAGATTGTTCGAATTAGAGCCTCGTGATGGTAGAAACTATGTAATGCTCTCAAACATCTATTCAGCTTCTGGTCTATGGAAAGATGCTTCAAGAATAAGGAATCTGATGAAACAGAAAGGTCTTGTAAGAGCTTCAGGGTGTAGCTACATTGAACATGGTAACAAAATTCATAAGTTTGTTGTTGGAGATTGGTCTCATCCTGAATCAGAGAAGATACAAAAGAAGCTGAAAGAGAttaggaagaagatgaagagtgAAATGGGatataaatcaaaaacagagtttgtATTACATGATGTTGGTGAAGATGTTAAAGAGGAAATGATCAATCAACATAGTGAGAAGATTGCGATGGCGTTTGGGCTTTTGGTGGTTAGTCCAATGGAGCCAATTATCATAAGGAAGAATCTTAGAATTTGTGGGGATTGTCATGAAACAGCAAAAGCAATATCTTTGATCGAGAAAAGGAGAATCATTATTAGAGATTCTAAGAGGTTTCATCATTTCTTAGACGGATCATGCTCTTGTAGCGATTATTGGTAG